A segment of the Solanum lycopersicum chromosome 9, SLM_r2.1 genome:
TAAAATATCcctaaattttcatttttttttcactgaAAATTAGATCCAATAGCCCAACCCCAACCCCACCCTGTCGGCACCCTCACCCCTCTCTTCCTCCCAACTGTATCCAATAATACACTTTTTGTTTTTGGGATAATGCTCAAGTAGCCACTCAACTTATACTTAAACTctgagacacacttatattatatctgaacttattttatcaataattttttaattttttttagcctATGCGGCATTAACTTGTAAGCCCAATGataattgactttttttttcaaactaataccacgtaggctaaaaaaaggtagaaaataaattcaaaaaataataggacttaagtataatataaatatgtctctgggatttcgggcatttccactttctttttttataccGAGCTTTGTTTTCCATTCTCTTTCTCTCCATCATACACTTaactattttcttgtttttcttgaCACGTCCTATTATTCTCGATTTGTAAAACTTACTCATTTCTCCAATTTCAGATCTGCACCTATTCTGCTCAAATACTgtaagattctttttttttttgtggatctGATTGATTTCGTGCTTACCTTTTTCTACTTGTTAATTGGTTTCACTCGGCAAAGTTTTTTTGTTCTAACGTTAAAGACGCGTTTAATGGTAGTGCTTGTTGATTTgtgttaataattataatatttttttaaatattcaatgaTTTTGTCTGTACAATTTTTAATTCTACAAACATTTTGTGTTTAATCTCTATTATTTGCCTATCCATTCAGAGTTGTAATCTTTTTTCGAATCCTCGCCATTTTGCTTGTTAATTCAAATCTGTTTGCTCTTGGACCCTTTAGTTACTGTTTAATCTTGTTGATTTGTATTAGTAATCTGTGAGttttttgttaatattgaaTATGGCTTACCCATTTGCTCTCTTTTGCTTCTTAATTGTTATAAGCtagttaaaagttttaatattttgcTCTAATGTTTTATAGCCCCTTTTAAGACTACTACTTAATCTTGTTTTTGCTTGATATTGAATCTGGCTTATCCATTTtggccttttttttttattgttaatccTACCTAGCTAAAGTTTTAATCTTTTGCTATGATGTTTTAGATCCTTTAATGACTAGTGTTTAATCTTGTTGATTTATATTAACATGTTTGTTTTTAACATTGAGTCTAGCTTACTCATTTTTGGCCTTTTGTGCTTGTTAATCATGCTCAGCTAGCCAAAGTTGTAATCTTTTGCTCTAATTTTTGTACATGCCTTTGCTTAGTCTTGTTGATTTGTATCAacaatcatgtttttttttttttaatattggatCTGGCTTGTCCAAGACATTTGCGTTTGAGCTGGTTAATTATCCATCTAGGCCAAAATTTGTTCTTTGGTTCGGTTGTTTGTACTCATTAATGTTACTAGTTGATCTTGTTAATTTGAGTTAGTAGTAATTATGGGTCGTTTAATGGATCATGTTGGATTCTACTTATCCTTTGCCATTTTTATGCTTGGTTTTTTAAAATTCTCAGCTAGGGTAATATCTGTTTTCTGCTTTTGTTGTTCGACCTATTAATGCTAATAGGGCCTAGACTTGTTTATTTGTATTAGTAATCCTGGATTCTTAATTGCATCAACCCAGATCCGTGTTTCAGAAAGTTTAATTATCCTTATACCTGTCATCAGTATAAGCACATTATTGCTTTGATATCCAAGGATAAAAGTTGAATTCCATTGGTCTTCACAATTAGTCCAAATGTTTGTATGCATCGGGATCTTGTTCATAGTTGAGATACTTCTCAGCTGTAGATATGGGAAGTTCCGTTGTGaatttgcatttttttaatatagtaaaTAGCATCTAAACTCTCTTTTTTCAGTCGTTTTACGAAAAATAGAATGTGAGGCAGTGGAAGACACTGCCGACAATGTAGCCtgaaatgtaaatgatataccAGCAGTTAGCCAACTCTGTTTCTGGAATTTCACTTGACATTGTCTTCCTCTTCCAGTTCCATTTTTCCTTCTGAATGCATCACTTAGTACACTATAAGTGTGATTTGTTGcctattacttttttttttttttgggggggggatGTGGTTCTTTAGTAATCCGTTAAAAATAAGTACTGGTTTGATCTTTCTTATCATCTATATGTTGCTCCGTCTCATTCCCTAACTGGCTAGAGAAGTAGACATACCTATCGTCTAATTTCAAGGAGTAATACCCAAGTTGGAGTATCATATCCGAGCTTGAGCCAGGAAAATTTCGTGGAGTTCAATATGACTTCAAAGATTGTTTCTGAGATCATGAAATTGTACAAGAAATATAGTAGAAGTTTAATTTACATGTTCTTTTCAAAGAAATATAGTAGTGAATGCAAGATTGCAATATCTACTGCGGTTGGACGTTTATAatgctttttctttttaattttttggattcttttttgaaatatctcggtggcttttctttctttttctttttctttttattttttgtttgccCTTTGCCACACTACTCGAGTTGATCTAGTTGTTTGTGCATGTGATTTTGCAGGTTATTTCACCAATAGAAGAAATCCATCTTCCTTCAGAATCTAATTTCTGAAATCTGTTACGTTCGGGATCTTGGAGCTAACTGGTCCACCTAAGCAATGACTTCTAAGAATTGAAGGGGAAAGGGTGAAGGTGAAGCTTTTTTGAAGATTCTAAAACTACACAAATGATGCGAGGGAGATCAGATGGAGCGCAGAAGAAGCGCTTGTTGACTTCTGTAGCtgttgttgcactctttgttgTTGTcctgtatttttattttggctCTAAGAGCAACGGTGAGTCTGCTTTAGAGTATGGAAGCCGATCATTGAGGAAACTGGGATCCTCGTATTTGGGTGGAGATGATGACTCTGATCTTAGCAGCAAGCAAGATGAGAAGTTTGGGCTGGAAGATGGTGAAGATGGCATCGTTTCTAAGAGCTTCCCAGTGagtattatttttccttttatattgtTCTTTTTCGTTTTGTTGATAGATGATGTCACAATCACTCTCATTTAACTAACCTGTGAGACTGCATCGCTATATGGAAGACCGGGAAAACACTTGCTGCATTTTGGTTGTCTTGTTAACTTTCTAACTTTTGTTCTACTATTTTTGTCTCTTTAAAGGTTTGCGATGATCGACATTCGGAGTTAATTCCCTGTCTGGACAGGCATCTCATATACCAAATGAGATTGAAGCTGGATCTAACATTAATGGAGCACTATGAAAGACATTGTCCATTGCCTGAAAGACGTTTCAATTGCTTGATTCCTCCTCCAGCTGGATACAAGGTGCATAAGCTATATCAGTACTAAATATAAGTCAAGAATATGCTCTAACTTCCAATGTTattcgttttttttttctgatcaGACACATCTGTTTTTGCTTTCGCCCCTTGGATGTTGTTGTAGGTACCGATTAAGTGGCCAAGAAGTAGAGATGAGGTTTGGAAGGCAAACATACCACATACTCACCTTGCACATGAGAAATCTGACCAAAACTGGATGGTTGTTAAGGGTGAAAAGATCATATTTCCTGGTGGAGGCACTCACTTTCACTATGGAGCTGATAAGTACATTGCTTTAATTGCAAATGTGAGCACTCTATCTCTTGAAATATTGCAGATCTATCGATAGAAAGAAATATGTAACCAGGCTTAGTTAAATAATCAACTCTTAAGATGTTCACACTTCTCAAAGTTGTCTTACCGTAATCGTGATCGCAGATGCTGAAATTTCCGAACAATAACTTGAACAATGGAGGAAGGATACGCACAGTTTTTGACGTTGGTTGTGGTGTGGCTAGTTTTGGTGGTTATCTTCTATCCTCTGATATCATAGCAATGTCGTTGGCGCCGAATGATGTGCATCAGAATCAGATCCAATTTGCCTTAGAGAGAGGAATTCCTGCATATCTTGGTGTTCTTGGGACAAAAAGGCTTCCTTATCCAAGCAGATCATTTGAATTTGCTCACTGTTCCCGTTGTAGGATCGATTGGCTTCAGAGGGATGGCATCCTTCTTCTCGAGCTTGATAGGGTGCTTAGACCTGGAGGCTATTTTGCCTATTCATCTCCCGAAGCATATGCACAGGATGAAGAGGATCTCAGAATATGGAAACAGATGAGCACACTTGTTG
Coding sequences within it:
- the LOC104649397 gene encoding probable methyltransferase PMT3; amino-acid sequence: MMRGRSDGAQKKRLLTSVAVVALFVVVLYFYFGSKSNGESALEYGSRSLRKLGSSYLGGDDDSDLSSKQDEKFGLEDGEDGIVSKSFPVCDDRHSELIPCLDRHLIYQMRLKLDLTLMEHYERHCPLPERRFNCLIPPPAGYKVPIKWPRSRDEVWKANIPHTHLAHEKSDQNWMVVKGEKIIFPGGGTHFHYGADKYIALIANMLKFPNNNLNNGGRIRTVFDVGCGVASFGGYLLSSDIIAMSLAPNDVHQNQIQFALERGIPAYLGVLGTKRLPYPSRSFEFAHCSRCRIDWLQRDGILLLELDRVLRPGGYFAYSSPEAYAQDEEDLRIWKQMSTLVERMCWRIAEKKNQTVIWVKPLNNDCYMERPAGTQPPLCRSNDDPDAVWGVNMEACITPYSDHDHKVGGSGLAPWPARLSTPPPRLADFGYSSEMFEKDMELWQRRVEHYWNILSSKISSDTLRNIMDMKANMGSFAAALKDKDVWVMNVVPKDGPNTLKIVYDRGLIGTTHDWCEAFSTYPRTYDLLHAWNIFSDIEKKGCSGEDLLLEIDRIVRPSGFVIFRDKQHVIDFVKKYLSPLHWEAVADPTPDQDQEGDEIVFIIQKKLWLTSESIRDTE